One Leptolyngbya sp. 'hensonii' genomic region harbors:
- a CDS encoding response regulator, which translates to MLPEQQQRIMGYFIEEAKDHLNTIEQGLLNLQSTIAEPEMINEVFRAAHSVKGGAAMLGISSIQKTAHRLEDYFKILKEEQRPIKIDQKLESLFLRVFDTLNELLEQLQGPFGLSEDVANGIMANAEPVFEQLHHHLEALVDQTEGSPTPAAQPVWMSAAEVPQPVVTPPAATPATVFQSDVPNRLRDILQLFKQPETAETRQQLQGLCEALKQCGDQFNLAGWCELLDVTRQVLGNSANPYRTLAPIVIKELKQAQDLVLAGRSAEIACSQKLRELLPLTAAEAPQDLDDLFAEPSPVAAVGALDSFAESAALDSFDLTGLIPSGSDGLDQVLGDDLGDDLAIEQPGPEVGMAELNSLADLFEGEALDLGSTWQEEEVLGEMQTTLQAPDVPEDFGATGDFSDLLGGDLSNGAESTADQGDDLADLFGDDDFLGNATAHQAGPTMDQLDPAAQLDDLLGDDSFAEALSAYPETAAHPSPLADLGELFGELDVTDMGGSSPQADGPISDSAEFAISGLQDAPLDDLDLFDISESEAVSETGGNSFALSDFLGDSAALEEPGSFSQGNDDLGDLFGLSDQALSDASGSDLDDLFEESQTTAALEGSSSDDLSLDELEASAAAVPGIPESLESGLDLDLWGEALPESAAALAAEQAEIPVHETESVLTDLDALEFSAPGLELADRAPDLDNLFGDAPALETASGDDLFDSPEDNLFGDAPAPETASGDDLFGETSAVDVALGDSLFDEPSSDPTAVVEDQSLEAWLNEDDVTGAGDFSGSLDDLFGEETGLAEDSEADLDELAGFALESPLDKMVMPDLPPAMAVDLNDSLEQIEDDLEGLAPGENLPDLEDLSGPGVDLMAGQEGPDLDDLFGEDSLASPVDAGASEETGKLGDLDDLFGEEITAATGGDETLALVSVGDAYGLADLDLSDATDVTTPSETLITDAEAGSGGDEFDDLEALLGEAPAAAVESAPRAATPEIDDFADLEALLGDSPIAAEPSMVPLQATSYSAAPSAPEAEFDDLEKLLEDADKTMGGTPTVKPGRGGAPPVRRPRPATLVDQTMRVPVKQLDNLSNLVGELVVNRNSLEQDQERLRQFLDNLLYQVQQLSDVGQRMRDLYERSLLESSLLASRQSYYASGTSQTSHSTGASFDALEMDRFTGFHSLSQEMIELIVRVRESSSDIEFIIDETDQVTRNFRQVTTQLQEGLTRARMVPFSQTADRLPRGVRDNAIEYGKQAELIIEGRETLIDKMILEKLIDPLTHLVNNAVAHGVERPEVRMAAGKPATGKITVRAFYQGNQTVISVSDDGAGIDPERIKAKAIEKGLITPAEARGMSRLDVYDILFLPGFSGADQVTKIAGRGVGMDVVRTNLNEIRGAVSIDSNIGRGTTFTIRLPLTLSISKALCCISNRARIAFPMDGVEDMLDVPRERIQTNANGQPCILWRDMMLPFQSLSDVLKYSRYLGRGSVYGGNQEDDIVSIVVLRSAGNFIALQVDQVLGEQEIVIKQLEGPVPKPIGVAGATVLGDGRIMPIADVLELIDLVQGRIRHGAGPNLWDQNDQPAEPVVTAAEPTVLIVDDSITVRELLSMTFNKVGYRVEQARDGQEAWEKLRSGLPCDMVFCDIEMPRMDGLELLSRIQKDPTLNHLPIAMLTSRGADRHRQMAIQLGARGYFTKPYLEEALLDAAQRMLKGEILVAAG; encoded by the coding sequence ATGCTGCCGGAACAACAACAACGAATCATGGGCTACTTCATTGAGGAGGCGAAGGACCACCTCAATACCATTGAGCAAGGTTTGTTGAATCTGCAGAGTACGATTGCAGAGCCGGAAATGATTAATGAAGTTTTCCGGGCAGCCCATTCTGTGAAAGGTGGCGCGGCCATGCTGGGGATTAGTAGCATCCAAAAGACAGCTCACCGTCTGGAAGACTACTTCAAAATTTTGAAGGAAGAGCAGCGTCCCATCAAGATTGATCAGAAGCTGGAATCCCTTTTCTTACGAGTTTTTGACACACTGAATGAGTTGCTGGAACAGCTCCAGGGGCCTTTTGGCTTGAGTGAGGATGTGGCTAATGGCATTATGGCTAATGCTGAGCCTGTGTTTGAGCAACTTCATCACCATCTGGAAGCTCTGGTGGATCAGACAGAAGGGTCTCCCACACCTGCGGCTCAACCGGTCTGGATGTCTGCGGCTGAAGTGCCCCAGCCTGTCGTAACTCCGCCAGCAGCAACGCCAGCCACAGTTTTTCAGTCGGATGTGCCCAATCGATTGCGGGATATTCTCCAACTTTTCAAGCAGCCTGAAACGGCTGAAACCCGGCAACAATTGCAGGGGCTCTGTGAGGCTCTGAAGCAATGTGGGGATCAGTTCAATCTAGCAGGTTGGTGTGAACTTTTGGATGTGACCCGTCAGGTGCTGGGTAATTCGGCTAACCCTTATCGCACCCTGGCTCCGATCGTCATCAAGGAGCTAAAGCAAGCTCAGGATCTGGTTCTTGCTGGCCGATCTGCAGAGATTGCCTGTAGTCAGAAATTAAGAGAATTACTGCCTTTAACTGCAGCTGAGGCTCCTCAGGATCTGGATGACTTGTTCGCTGAGCCCTCCCCTGTTGCAGCGGTGGGTGCATTGGATAGCTTTGCTGAATCTGCTGCCCTGGACTCTTTCGACCTGACCGGCTTGATTCCCTCTGGCTCAGATGGCCTGGATCAGGTGCTGGGCGATGATCTGGGCGATGATTTGGCGATCGAACAGCCTGGTCCAGAAGTGGGCATGGCAGAGTTGAATAGCCTGGCCGATCTGTTTGAGGGAGAAGCGCTAGACTTGGGCTCCACCTGGCAGGAAGAGGAGGTGCTGGGAGAGATGCAAACGACCCTTCAGGCCCCCGATGTGCCGGAAGATTTTGGGGCAACGGGTGACTTCTCCGATCTCCTCGGGGGAGATCTGTCTAATGGGGCAGAGTCTACAGCCGATCAGGGGGATGACCTGGCCGATCTATTTGGAGATGATGATTTCCTGGGTAATGCCACGGCGCATCAGGCGGGGCCAACGATGGATCAACTGGATCCGGCTGCCCAACTGGATGATCTTCTGGGAGACGACAGCTTTGCAGAGGCACTTTCTGCCTACCCAGAAACAGCGGCTCATCCCTCCCCGCTGGCTGACCTGGGTGAATTGTTCGGTGAACTTGATGTAACGGATATGGGTGGGTCTTCTCCTCAGGCAGATGGGCCGATCTCAGACTCCGCTGAATTTGCGATCTCAGGGCTGCAAGATGCCCCCTTGGATGATCTGGATCTCTTTGATATATCAGAGTCTGAGGCGGTATCGGAGACTGGTGGAAATAGCTTTGCTCTGAGCGATTTTCTGGGAGACTCTGCTGCTCTGGAAGAACCCGGGTCCTTCAGTCAGGGGAACGATGATCTGGGAGATTTGTTCGGTTTATCTGATCAGGCTTTATCCGATGCTTCGGGGTCTGATTTGGATGATTTGTTCGAAGAATCTCAGACAACGGCTGCTTTAGAAGGCTCTTCCAGTGACGATCTGAGCCTGGATGAGCTGGAAGCTTCAGCGGCTGCCGTACCTGGGATACCTGAGAGCTTAGAGTCTGGTCTGGATCTGGACCTCTGGGGAGAAGCCCTGCCTGAGAGTGCTGCTGCCTTGGCTGCTGAACAGGCTGAAATTCCCGTGCATGAGACGGAATCGGTGCTGACTGATCTGGATGCGCTGGAGTTCTCTGCTCCAGGCCTAGAACTGGCCGATCGTGCCCCTGATCTCGATAATTTGTTTGGGGATGCCCCGGCTCTAGAGACTGCTTCTGGGGATGACTTGTTTGACTCTCCTGAGGATAATTTGTTTGGGGATGCCCCAGCTCCAGAGACTGCTTCTGGGGATGACCTGTTTGGGGAGACTTCGGCTGTAGATGTTGCCCTTGGGGATAGCCTGTTTGATGAGCCCTCATCTGACCCAACGGCTGTGGTTGAAGACCAATCGCTTGAAGCCTGGTTGAATGAGGATGACGTGACCGGGGCAGGTGATTTTTCAGGCTCCCTGGATGATCTATTTGGCGAAGAGACAGGTCTTGCCGAAGATTCGGAGGCAGACCTGGATGAGCTGGCTGGGTTCGCCTTAGAGTCTCCTCTAGACAAGATGGTGATGCCTGACCTGCCTCCAGCCATGGCCGTGGATTTGAATGACAGCCTGGAACAGATTGAGGATGACCTGGAAGGGTTGGCTCCAGGGGAGAATTTGCCGGATCTGGAGGATTTGTCTGGACCGGGGGTCGATCTGATGGCAGGCCAGGAAGGCCCGGATCTGGATGATTTGTTTGGTGAGGATAGTCTGGCGTCTCCTGTGGATGCTGGGGCCAGCGAAGAGACGGGTAAATTGGGCGACCTGGATGACTTATTTGGTGAAGAGATTACGGCTGCAACTGGGGGGGATGAAACACTAGCTCTGGTTAGTGTAGGCGATGCCTATGGTCTGGCGGATCTGGACCTGTCAGATGCAACAGACGTAACAACACCGTCAGAAACGTTGATCACGGATGCCGAAGCTGGTTCTGGTGGGGATGAGTTTGATGATCTGGAAGCCCTGCTGGGAGAAGCCCCAGCGGCTGCTGTGGAGTCTGCGCCACGGGCTGCAACCCCAGAGATAGATGACTTTGCCGATCTGGAGGCCCTCTTAGGGGATAGCCCGATCGCGGCAGAACCCTCTATGGTTCCATTACAGGCAACTTCCTATAGCGCTGCCCCATCTGCGCCTGAAGCAGAATTTGATGATCTGGAAAAACTGCTGGAAGATGCAGATAAGACGATGGGGGGAACCCCCACGGTGAAACCGGGACGGGGTGGAGCCCCCCCGGTGCGGCGTCCTCGTCCGGCTACGCTGGTAGACCAGACCATGCGGGTGCCAGTAAAGCAACTGGACAATTTGAGTAACCTGGTGGGGGAACTGGTGGTAAACCGGAACAGCCTGGAGCAGGACCAGGAGCGTCTGCGGCAATTTCTGGATAACCTTCTCTACCAGGTGCAGCAGCTCAGTGATGTGGGCCAGCGGATGCGAGATCTATATGAGCGATCGTTGCTGGAGAGTTCTCTGCTGGCCAGCCGCCAGAGCTACTATGCGTCGGGAACCTCTCAGACCAGCCACTCGACAGGGGCCAGCTTTGATGCCTTGGAGATGGATCGGTTCACTGGTTTCCACTCTCTTTCCCAAGAGATGATTGAATTGATTGTCCGAGTTCGGGAATCCTCATCGGACATTGAGTTCATCATTGATGAAACCGATCAGGTAACCCGTAACTTTCGTCAGGTGACGACTCAGCTTCAAGAAGGGCTGACCCGTGCCCGAATGGTTCCTTTCTCCCAGACTGCCGATCGCCTGCCCCGGGGGGTACGAGACAATGCCATTGAGTATGGCAAGCAGGCTGAATTAATCATCGAAGGTCGGGAAACCCTGATCGATAAGATGATTCTGGAAAAACTGATTGACCCGTTGACCCACCTGGTGAATAATGCGGTGGCCCATGGGGTGGAGAGACCCGAAGTGCGAATGGCTGCTGGTAAGCCCGCGACTGGAAAAATTACTGTGCGTGCCTTCTATCAGGGGAACCAGACCGTCATTTCTGTGTCGGATGATGGGGCTGGGATTGATCCAGAGCGGATTAAGGCGAAAGCGATCGAGAAGGGGCTGATTACGCCTGCTGAGGCGAGGGGCATGTCCCGTCTGGATGTCTACGATATTCTGTTCTTACCTGGTTTCAGCGGGGCCGATCAGGTGACCAAAATCGCTGGTCGGGGAGTGGGGATGGATGTGGTCCGCACCAACCTGAATGAGATTCGGGGGGCTGTCAGTATTGATTCGAATATTGGGCGAGGCACGACCTTTACGATTCGCCTGCCCCTGACCCTCAGTATTTCTAAGGCTCTGTGCTGTATCAGTAACCGGGCCCGAATTGCCTTCCCAATGGACGGGGTAGAAGATATGCTGGATGTCCCCAGGGAACGGATTCAGACCAATGCCAATGGCCAACCCTGCATCCTCTGGCGGGATATGATGCTGCCGTTCCAGTCTCTTTCGGATGTGCTGAAGTACAGCCGCTACCTGGGGCGGGGCAGTGTCTACGGCGGGAACCAGGAGGATGATATTGTTTCGATCGTCGTTCTCCGAAGCGCTGGGAACTTTATTGCTCTGCAGGTAGACCAGGTTCTGGGTGAACAGGAAATTGTAATTAAGCAACTGGAGGGGCCTGTACCCAAGCCCATTGGGGTGGCGGGGGCAACGGTATTAGGGGATGGGCGGATCATGCCGATCGCCGATGTGCTGGAATTGATAGATCTGGTGCAGGGACGCATCCGCCATGGTGCCGGTCCTAACCTGTGGGATCAGAACGACCAGCCTGCTGAACCCGTGGTCACAGCAGCTGAGCCGACGGTCCTGATCGTGGATGATTCCATCACGGTACGGGAGTTGCTCTCCATGACCTTTAATAAGGTGGGCTATCGGGTGGAGCAGGCCCGTGATGGCCAGGAAGCCTGGGAAAAACTGCGATCTGGCTTGCCCTGTGATATGGTCTTCTGTGACATTGAGATGCCCCGGATGGATGGCCTGGAGCTTCTGTCGCGCATTCAGAAGGACCCAACCCTGAACCATCTGCCGATCGCCATGTTGACCTCACGGGGAGCTGATCGTCACCGTCAGATGGCCATCCAACTGGGGGCAAGGGGCTACTTCACGAAGCCCTATCTGGAGGAGGCGCTGCTGGATGCGGCCCAGCGCATGCTCAAGGGTGAGATTTTGGTGGCTGCCGGTTAA
- a CDS encoding GTPase, translated as MSKPFVRNNSGYDRAETIHPSPMTSSDKHPISRLTRLLPVEQVARTIVQWFKVSDDQMAEILTQVRAELPTTEVLLMGKPQAGKSSIVRGLTGVSPEIIGQGFRPHTQHTERYAYPSSDLPLLIFTDTVGLGDGGQETETILQELVSDLQPTSRQARIFILTVKINDFATATLRNIAQDLRRRYPAIPCLLAVTCLHEEYPSGTADHPAYPPDFEPISRPFTALQQGFTGLYDRAILLDFTLEEDGYTPVFYGLEALRDALADLLPEAEARAIHQLLDQGIGKQLGSLYRDVGRRYIAAFAVMAATLAAVPLPFATMPVLTALQVSLIGLLGSLYGQTLTPSQAGGVVSAIAGGFLAQAIGRELIKFLPGFGSVIAASWAAAYTWALGEGACVYFGDVMGGRKPDPQRIQAVMQESFRLARDRFKEIQ; from the coding sequence ATGTCTAAGCCTTTCGTGAGAAATAATTCAGGGTACGATCGGGCTGAGACAATCCACCCATCTCCCATGACTTCTTCCGACAAACATCCGATTTCCCGTCTGACCCGATTACTCCCGGTGGAGCAGGTGGCCCGCACGATCGTCCAGTGGTTTAAAGTGAGTGACGATCAGATGGCTGAAATCTTGACCCAGGTGCGGGCTGAGTTACCCACGACTGAGGTGCTGCTGATGGGTAAGCCCCAGGCGGGCAAGAGTTCGATCGTGCGGGGTTTGACGGGGGTTTCCCCGGAAATTATCGGTCAGGGGTTTAGGCCCCATACCCAGCATACGGAGCGTTATGCCTATCCTTCTAGCGACCTGCCCCTGCTGATTTTCACCGATACGGTGGGCCTGGGAGATGGGGGCCAGGAGACTGAAACCATTCTGCAGGAACTGGTTAGCGATCTGCAGCCAACGAGTCGTCAGGCCCGAATTTTCATCCTGACCGTGAAGATCAATGATTTTGCCACAGCCACCTTGCGGAACATTGCCCAGGATCTGCGACGACGTTACCCGGCGATTCCCTGCTTGTTGGCCGTCACCTGCTTACATGAGGAGTATCCCTCTGGAACTGCCGATCATCCGGCCTATCCCCCTGATTTTGAGCCAATCAGTCGCCCCTTTACCGCTCTGCAGCAGGGGTTTACTGGCCTGTACGATCGGGCCATCCTCCTGGACTTCACCCTGGAAGAAGACGGCTACACCCCCGTATTTTATGGGCTGGAGGCCTTGCGAGATGCCTTGGCTGATCTGCTACCAGAGGCGGAGGCGCGGGCCATTCACCAGCTTCTGGATCAGGGGATCGGAAAACAATTGGGTAGCCTCTATCGGGATGTCGGTCGCCGCTACATTGCCGCCTTTGCCGTGATGGCAGCGACTTTGGCTGCCGTGCCGCTGCCCTTCGCTACCATGCCAGTGTTAACGGCCCTGCAAGTGTCCCTGATAGGGCTCCTGGGCAGCTTGTATGGTCAGACCCTGACGCCTTCCCAGGCTGGCGGTGTGGTCAGTGCGATCGCTGGCGGATTCCTGGCCCAGGCGATCGGACGGGAGTTAATCAAGTTTCTGCCGGGGTTTGGCAGTGTGATTGCGGCATCCTGGGCTGCGGCCTATACTTGGGCTCTGGGTGAGGGAGCCTGCGTCTACTTCGGAGATGTCATGGGGGGGCGTAAGCCCGATCCCCAGCGTATTCAAGCAGTGATGCAGGAATCGTTTCGATTGGCTAGGGACCGGTTTAAAGAAATCCAGTGA